From a single Saimiri boliviensis isolate mSaiBol1 chromosome 7, mSaiBol1.pri, whole genome shotgun sequence genomic region:
- the IKBIP gene encoding inhibitor of nuclear factor kappa-B kinase-interacting protein isoform X1 — protein MSDVKSRKKSGPRGAPAAEPGKRSEDRKSPEAPGGGGGGWADPRTGLSLLSLGTCLGLAWFVVQQSEQFAKVENQYQLLKLEANEFQGLQSKISLISEKLETTESILQEATSSMSLMTQFEQEVSNLQDIMHDVQNNEKVLTQRMQSLNEKFQNITDFWKRSLEEMNANTDIFKSEAKHTHSQVTVQINSAEQEIKLLTERLKDLEDSTLRNIRTVKRQEEEDLLRVEEQLSSDTKAVEKLEEEQHALFARDEDLTNKLSDYEPKVEECKTHLPTIESAIHSVLRVSQDLIGTEKKMEDLTMQMFNMEDDMLKAVSEIMEMQKTLEGIQYDNSILKMQNELDVLKERVHDFIAYSSTGEKGTLKEYNLENKGIGGDF, from the exons ATGTCTGACGTGAAGAGCCGGAAGAAGTCGGGGCCCAGGGGAGCCCCTGCTGCGGAGCCCGGGAAGCGGAGCGAGGACAGGAAGAGCCCCGAGGCCCCGGGCGGCGGAGGCGGGGGCTGGGCGGACCCCCGGACGGGCCTGAGTCTGCTGTCGCTGGGGACGTGCCTGGGCCTAGCCTG gttTGTAGTTCAGCAGTCAGAACAATTTGCAAAGGTGGAAAACCAGTATCAGTTACTGAAATTAGAAGCCAATGAATTCCAAGGACTTCAAAGTAAAATCAGTTTAATTTCAGAAAAG CTTGAGACTACCGAAAGCATCCTGCAGGAAGCTACGTCATCCATGTCTTTGATGACCCAGTTTGAGCAGGAAGTATCCAACCTCCAAGATATCATGCATGACgttcaaaataatgaaaaggtgCTTACTCAAAGGATGCAAAGCCTAAATGAGAAATTTCAGAATATTACAGATTTCTGGAAGAGaagcctagaagaaatgaatgctAATACAGACATTTTCAAATCAGAAGCAAAACATACACATTCTCAAGTAACTGTCCAAATTAACTCGGCTGAGCAGGAAATAAAACTGCTCACTGAACGGCTAAAAGATTTGGAAGACAGCACACTAAGAAATATTAGAACAGTaaaaagacaagaagaagaaGATCTCCTGCGAGTAGAGGAGCAGCTAAGCTCTGATACAAAGGCAGTTGAAAAGTTAGAAGAGGAACAGCATGCCCTCTTTGCCAGAGATGAAGATCTGACTAATAAACTTTCCGACTATGAACCCAAAGTTGAAGAATGCAAGACACATTTGCCAACAATTGAAAGTGCTATTCACTCGGTTCTCAGAGTTTCTCAGGATCTGataggaacagaaaagaaaatggaagacttGACTATGCAGATGTTTAATATGGAAGATGATATGCTGAAAGCAGTGTCTGAAATAATGGAGATGCAGAAAACCCTTGAAGGAATTCAGTATGATAATAGCATATTAAAGATGCAAAATGAACTGGATGTTCTAAAAGAAAGAGTTCACGATTTTATAGCATATTCAAGTacaggagaaaagggaactttaaaagaatataatctagaaaataaaggaattggtggtgatttttaa